The following coding sequences are from one Thermostaphylospora chromogena window:
- a CDS encoding DUF305 domain-containing protein: protein MRTLLAIGLGVAALATGCTSPAEVTAARPSGPVIAPGKPGEPAKTLSPDEAATAVPSPTANASDVRFMQDMIIHHRQAIDMALLAPSRARSAELKRFAARIKDAQAPEIAAMTAWLREQGQRVPDHHAGHRGMPGMATPEQLSALRAATGAEFDRLFVELMTAHHRGAIVMARQVLAEGSHVRVRELAEEIAITQGVEIDRLRRIGV, encoded by the coding sequence GTGCGCACCTTGCTCGCCATCGGTCTCGGCGTCGCCGCGCTGGCCACCGGCTGCACCTCACCCGCCGAAGTCACCGCCGCCCGGCCGTCCGGGCCCGTCATCGCGCCCGGCAAGCCCGGCGAGCCCGCCAAGACCCTGAGCCCGGACGAGGCGGCCACCGCCGTTCCCTCCCCCACCGCGAACGCCTCCGACGTCCGCTTCATGCAGGACATGATCATCCATCATCGGCAGGCGATCGACATGGCGCTGCTCGCCCCGAGCCGCGCGCGGTCGGCGGAGCTGAAACGGTTCGCCGCCCGGATCAAGGACGCCCAGGCGCCGGAGATCGCCGCCATGACGGCTTGGCTGCGCGAGCAGGGCCAGCGAGTGCCCGACCACCACGCCGGACACCGGGGCATGCCGGGGATGGCCACCCCGGAGCAGCTCAGCGCGCTCCGGGCCGCCACCGGCGCCGAGTTCGACCGGCTGTTCGTCGAGCTGATGACCGCCCATCACCGGGGCGCGATCGTCATGGCCCGGCAGGTGCTCGCCGAAGGCTCCCACGTCCGGGTCCGCGAGCTCGCCGAGGAGATCGCCATCACCCAGGGGGTCGAGATCGACCGTCTGCGGCGTATCGGCGTCTGA
- a CDS encoding adenosylhomocysteinase — translation MSGGPPPLGGNVQFTESGERRIEWAARAMPVLAAVGARFADERPLDGLKIAACLHVTAETAVLLGALRTGGAQISLAASNPLSTQDDVAAALAEYGIAVHAKAGVDRDTYYRHIHNALDLAPDIVLDDGCDLVNTLHTERVELLPGVTGGCEATTTGIIRLRRMETEGELRFPMVAVNDTRIKRMFDNRYGTGQSTVDGIMRATNTLLAGKTVVVAGFGYCGRGVAERARGLGARVIVTEIDPVKGLDALLQGYEVRPMAAAAEVGDVFITVTGNRDVIRREHLEVMKDGAILANAGHFDVEIDVRALEGMAEAVNPDVRPNTDEYVLPDGRRLLLLAEGRLVNLTAAEGHPAAVMDMSFSAQALAVAWLVRERERLAPGVYDVPGEIDAEVARLKLAAAGVQIDTLTADQEVYLRSWRLGS, via the coding sequence ATGTCCGGCGGCCCACCGCCTTTGGGGGGGAACGTGCAGTTCACAGAGTCGGGGGAGCGCCGGATCGAGTGGGCCGCCCGAGCCATGCCCGTGCTGGCGGCGGTGGGCGCCCGCTTCGCGGACGAACGGCCGCTCGATGGGCTCAAGATCGCTGCGTGTCTGCACGTCACCGCCGAGACCGCGGTCCTGCTGGGGGCACTGCGCACCGGCGGCGCGCAGATCTCCCTGGCCGCGTCCAACCCGCTGTCCACCCAGGACGACGTGGCGGCCGCGCTGGCGGAGTACGGCATCGCCGTGCACGCCAAGGCGGGGGTGGACAGGGACACCTACTACCGGCACATCCACAACGCGCTCGACCTCGCCCCCGACATCGTGCTGGACGACGGCTGCGACCTGGTCAACACCCTGCACACCGAGCGCGTGGAACTGCTGCCCGGGGTGACCGGCGGCTGTGAGGCGACCACGACGGGGATCATCCGCCTGCGGCGCATGGAAACCGAGGGGGAGCTGCGCTTTCCGATGGTGGCGGTCAACGACACGCGGATCAAGCGGATGTTCGACAACCGGTACGGCACCGGCCAGTCCACGGTGGACGGCATCATGCGGGCCACGAACACGCTGCTGGCCGGCAAGACGGTCGTCGTCGCCGGGTTCGGGTACTGCGGCCGGGGGGTCGCGGAGCGGGCCAGAGGGCTGGGCGCGCGCGTGATCGTGACCGAGATCGACCCGGTCAAGGGGCTGGACGCCCTGCTGCAGGGCTACGAGGTCCGGCCCATGGCCGCCGCCGCCGAGGTGGGTGACGTCTTCATCACCGTCACCGGCAACCGCGACGTGATCCGGCGCGAGCACCTGGAGGTCATGAAGGACGGTGCGATCCTCGCCAACGCCGGGCACTTCGACGTGGAGATCGACGTGCGGGCGCTGGAGGGGATGGCGGAGGCCGTCAACCCGGACGTGCGGCCGAACACCGACGAGTACGTGCTGCCGGACGGCCGTCGCCTGCTCCTGCTGGCCGAGGGCCGCCTGGTCAACCTGACGGCCGCCGAGGGGCATCCGGCCGCCGTCATGGACATGTCGTTCTCGGCGCAGGCGCTCGCCGTGGCCTGGCTGGTCCGGGAGCGGGAGCGGCTCGCACCCGGGGTGTACGACGTGCCGGGGGAGATCGATGCCGAGGTGGCGCGGTTGAAGCTGGCCGCCGCCGGCGTGCAGATCGATACCCTCACCGCAGACCAGGAGGTCTACCTGCGCTCCTGGCGGCTGGGCTCCTGA